Proteins encoded by one window of Cuniculiplasma divulgatum:
- a CDS encoding NAD(P)/FAD-dependent oxidoreductase: MEQYQHNNDKKKRIVIIGAGFGGLRFLYDVKKEIGKKFEITLIDMRTTSLEKPSLVEVALAGKPVAHTQIPIGKIAKKNNIEFINSRVEQIFAEKNEVKLLNGNLINYDYLVIATGAVKDYEAISGFEEHAYSVCDDEHAPKMWDAINNFKGGNVVIGASKTNWDEKSTEIKLDAPCEGPIGEIMFMLDFFLRERDLREITTITVFTPGKVFFDDVGPRIHEKVGSVISKKEIKVITEKVLKSIEGKSVIFEDGTQLPSDLTLVIPPYTGPEVIKNSGLGDEYGFIKTDLEMRHPQHHNIFVVGDCNTLSMPKLGHIAVLQADVAVSSLMKEINGNGEIIEFKPEIFCIMNRGGVEATLILSNTLFGGHVDKTVNGPLAHLMKWGFDSYSYYTHGKLPPELLQSTMEKMLKFLN, from the coding sequence ATGGAACAATACCAGCATAATAATGATAAAAAGAAAAGAATTGTGATAATTGGTGCAGGATTTGGTGGATTGAGATTTTTATATGATGTGAAAAAAGAGATTGGTAAAAAATTCGAAATTACTTTAATAGATATGAGAACCACGAGTCTGGAAAAGCCGTCTCTTGTTGAAGTTGCACTTGCAGGTAAGCCAGTGGCTCACACTCAGATTCCAATTGGTAAGATCGCTAAAAAAAATAATATAGAATTTATTAACTCCAGAGTGGAACAGATATTTGCTGAGAAAAACGAGGTGAAGCTCTTAAATGGAAATCTTATAAATTACGACTATCTCGTAATTGCAACTGGAGCTGTAAAGGATTACGAGGCTATTTCAGGTTTTGAGGAACATGCATACTCAGTTTGTGATGATGAACATGCACCAAAAATGTGGGATGCAATTAACAATTTTAAGGGGGGGAATGTGGTCATTGGAGCATCTAAGACTAACTGGGATGAAAAATCAACTGAGATAAAACTGGATGCACCATGCGAAGGACCAATTGGAGAGATAATGTTCATGCTTGATTTTTTCCTCAGAGAAAGAGATCTGAGAGAAATTACCACCATAACAGTTTTTACTCCTGGAAAGGTGTTTTTCGATGATGTTGGTCCTCGAATTCATGAAAAAGTTGGATCTGTGATTTCAAAGAAGGAAATCAAGGTAATCACAGAGAAAGTGCTGAAAAGTATAGAGGGAAAGTCAGTTATTTTTGAGGATGGCACACAGCTTCCCAGCGATCTTACCCTTGTAATCCCACCATATACAGGACCAGAAGTGATAAAGAATTCAGGTCTTGGTGATGAATATGGATTTATCAAAACTGACCTGGAAATGCGACACCCTCAACATCATAATATTTTCGTGGTTGGTGACTGCAATACCCTCTCAATGCCAAAACTTGGACATATAGCAGTGCTTCAGGCAGATGTAGCAGTATCTTCTCTAATGAAAGAAATAAATGGAAATGGTGAAATCATTGAGTTTAAGCCAGAAATATTCTGTATAATGAATAGAGGGGGAGTTGAGGCTACTCTTATACTTTCCAATACTCTCTTTGGTGGTCATGTGGATAAAACCGTTAATGGACCACTGGCACATCTTATGAAATGGGGATTTGATTCTTATTCTTATTATACCCACGGGAAACTGCCACCAGAACTTCTCCAGTCCACTATGGAAAAAATGTTGAAATTTCTCAACTGA
- a CDS encoding TrmB family transcriptional regulator, with product MDAISSRLEKVAEMLKMFGLSSYEAQAFSALIYHGVANADVIADTAKIPRTSAYKVMESLVEKGYAKETEGRPKMFKPETLEDIRKRIETRVQDLFSEMRQIEDNVPSKGDPQLVYTIYGRSKVMSKIAELINLADKELYICTPMVKEIRMEMKKNIENAMRRNVKVIFVTPPNKRVPQNAQIFRKEGLIATDVVADRSRALLAGPDLNACGYTDNPALALHVFQFVQMIIDSSDFNAKEE from the coding sequence ATGGATGCTATCTCCTCACGACTTGAAAAGGTTGCTGAAATGCTGAAGATGTTTGGTCTTTCATCCTACGAGGCACAGGCTTTTTCTGCACTGATATATCACGGGGTTGCCAATGCTGATGTGATTGCAGATACCGCAAAGATACCCAGAACATCAGCATATAAGGTTATGGAATCTCTAGTGGAAAAGGGATATGCCAAAGAAACAGAGGGAAGACCCAAGATGTTTAAGCCAGAGACACTTGAAGATATAAGAAAGAGAATAGAAACTAGGGTGCAGGACCTGTTTTCAGAGATGAGGCAGATTGAGGACAATGTGCCTTCCAAGGGGGATCCACAGCTGGTTTACACAATTTACGGAAGATCAAAAGTTATGAGCAAAATAGCAGAACTGATCAACCTTGCTGACAAGGAACTGTATATCTGTACACCAATGGTGAAAGAAATAAGGATGGAGATGAAGAAGAACATAGAAAATGCAATGAGGAGAAATGTCAAGGTGATCTTTGTTACACCACCCAATAAAAGAGTTCCGCAGAACGCTCAGATATTTAGAAAGGAGGGTTTAATTGCAACAGACGTTGTTGCAGACAGATCAAGGGCACTTCTTGCAGGCCCCGATCTTAATGCATGTGGCTATACAGATAATCCAGCACTTGCGCTGCATGTATTCCAGTTTGTTCAGATGATAATTGATAGCAGCGATTTTAACGCAAAGGAAGAGTGA
- a CDS encoding deoxyribonuclease IV, protein MKITDVNNIGGHLSTSKGIDATPERAREFGFKSYQVFTKSQMQWKAKPLDEETVKKFKKEKMENGNPTVMVHASYLLNTASSDESLREKVREAFRTEIERADKLGMELLTFHPGSFKDATLEIGIANVSNMLNDVITPDQSVKVLIENSAGQGNSVGKTFEDIAKIIDKVEEKDKVGITLDTCHTWASGYNFAEETGYGQMIDEIKRTVGLERINGFHLNDSKKGLGEHTDRHEMIGKGTVGVNGFRFLMKDRNFQKVPMIFETPLGEDGYMSDIEALNQLLK, encoded by the coding sequence ATGAAAATTACAGATGTTAATAATATAGGTGGCCATCTATCAACCTCAAAGGGAATAGATGCAACCCCAGAAAGAGCACGTGAATTTGGTTTTAAAAGTTATCAAGTTTTTACCAAGAGTCAGATGCAGTGGAAGGCAAAACCACTTGATGAGGAAACTGTAAAGAAGTTCAAGAAAGAGAAAATGGAAAACGGAAACCCTACTGTAATGGTTCACGCATCATACCTTCTAAACACAGCCAGCAGTGATGAGTCTCTTAGGGAGAAGGTAAGGGAAGCCTTCAGAACAGAAATAGAAAGAGCTGATAAGCTTGGAATGGAGCTTTTAACATTTCACCCAGGATCATTCAAGGATGCAACACTAGAGATAGGAATAGCCAACGTTTCTAATATGTTAAATGATGTTATAACTCCAGATCAGAGTGTCAAGGTACTGATTGAAAATAGCGCCGGTCAGGGAAACAGTGTTGGCAAAACATTTGAAGACATCGCAAAAATAATTGATAAGGTAGAAGAGAAAGACAAAGTTGGTATTACGCTGGACACCTGTCACACATGGGCATCTGGATATAATTTTGCGGAAGAGACTGGCTATGGTCAGATGATCGATGAAATTAAGAGAACAGTAGGCCTAGAAAGAATAAACGGATTTCATCTTAACGACAGCAAAAAAGGACTCGGGGAACACACTGACCGGCACGAAATGATAGGAAAGGGTACCGTTGGAGTGAATGGATTCAGATTTTTAATGAAGGATAGAAATTTCCAAAAGGTACCAATGATCTTTGAAACTCCACTGGGTGAAGACGGATATATGAGTGATATCGAAGCTTTAAATCAATTGCTGAAATAA
- a CDS encoding cytochrome ubiquinol oxidase subunit I, producing MHLLSFFAIGTASGTVLAVELFALWPSFMVVVGKVDILPFYYEVFAFLLESICLVLYFYYWDFYKNRYKHWVLSLMVAVGTVMSAVFITMINAWMNTPAGFNIPYYLKTGILTDINPLAAIAAPSVLYEDLHVVTATVTAGVFLIGTYLAYSFLKAKSEDLKIFYRKGLKLVASVGLISIALAGISGSLAASQLIVLQPLKYAAIELDLHSTTSGAETLGGILVSGRILYAITIPKLQSLLAFPQTLGKGTLPGLDQYPQSLWPPLFIHLTFDTMVGGGFLVGLFALYLVWRLLRKRSITTKIGLYGMIVSGLLLILVYDSGWVTDEVGRQPWIIYNVMTVQSAANTSSSIIPLGIAIMIFYFIVVPFSFYFASRVLRHESVQSEIERARGLK from the coding sequence TTGCACTTGTTGTCTTTTTTTGCCATAGGCACTGCCAGTGGAACTGTCCTTGCCGTTGAACTTTTTGCACTATGGCCAAGCTTTATGGTTGTGGTGGGAAAGGTAGATATTTTGCCTTTCTATTATGAAGTTTTTGCATTCCTTCTAGAATCTATCTGTCTTGTTCTTTACTTCTACTACTGGGACTTTTATAAGAACAGATATAAACACTGGGTTCTTTCTTTGATGGTTGCTGTAGGAACAGTTATGTCAGCTGTTTTTATAACCATGATAAACGCATGGATGAATACACCTGCTGGTTTTAATATACCGTACTATCTCAAGACCGGCATCTTAACTGATATCAACCCACTTGCAGCAATTGCTGCCCCTTCAGTGCTATATGAAGATCTTCATGTTGTTACTGCCACAGTAACTGCTGGTGTCTTCCTAATAGGCACATATCTTGCATACAGTTTCCTGAAGGCAAAAAGTGAGGACCTAAAAATCTTTTACAGAAAGGGACTGAAACTCGTTGCGTCCGTTGGACTTATTTCAATAGCGTTAGCCGGAATAAGTGGTAGTCTTGCAGCCTCACAGCTAATAGTGTTACAGCCATTAAAATATGCTGCAATTGAACTTGATCTTCACAGTACAACCAGCGGTGCAGAAACGCTTGGTGGGATTTTAGTATCGGGACGAATACTATACGCCATTACCATACCAAAGCTGCAAAGTCTGCTTGCTTTTCCGCAGACTCTTGGAAAGGGTACACTTCCCGGACTGGACCAGTATCCACAGAGTTTATGGCCACCACTTTTTATTCATTTAACATTCGATACAATGGTAGGTGGAGGATTTCTGGTGGGTCTCTTTGCCCTGTATCTAGTATGGAGATTATTAAGAAAAAGATCAATCACAACTAAAATTGGTTTATACGGGATGATAGTATCAGGATTACTTCTAATTCTGGTGTACGACAGCGGATGGGTCACAGACGAGGTTGGAAGGCAGCCATGGATCATATACAATGTTATGACTGTTCAGTCCGCTGCAAATACGTCCTCGTCAATAATTCCACTTGGCATAGCCATAATGATTTTCTATTTCATAGTCGTGCCATTTAGTTTCTATTTTGCAAGCAGGGTCCTAAGGCACGAATCCGTTCAATCTGAAATTGAAAGAGCGAGAGGGTTGAAATGA
- a CDS encoding DUF1015 family protein, with protein MILETFVPTIYKNGLGRVTSPPFDMITKATEKELKKNPYNIVNLKDCKDPEEARKLFNKWLEEGVLSKNNSQGFVVLKQVFMEGGVQRERYGVIGIINLLEPENCLIPHENIITKLVNQREKLIERMEYQTEPVFVVSEQTNLNSTLRSIMSEQKCERVYEEPEGVFNSICILSDPVKIGKIQEVLKGDIGIIADGHHRTKAMLSLSKKYGEDVQFFNHLFVFVTSLRSESIFIAQVHRIVDYNEDIMKRIREKFIPEKTGESLDLKYPVIIHGESKYLLKPKTEMKYCDYLDAIDNSIKRGSSRAGIKYTYISEEAENDIRNDPNKMAFMMPPWDKEGFVQTLKRGYVLPAKSTYFYPKIPSGIAFYGLDAQECRCGLVGRAADS; from the coding sequence TTGATTCTCGAAACATTTGTACCAACAATTTATAAGAACGGGTTAGGAAGGGTTACTTCTCCTCCCTTTGATATGATCACTAAGGCTACAGAGAAGGAGCTGAAGAAAAACCCATATAACATAGTCAATCTAAAGGACTGCAAGGACCCGGAAGAGGCAAGAAAACTATTCAATAAATGGCTGGAAGAAGGTGTTCTCAGTAAAAATAACAGTCAGGGGTTCGTAGTGTTGAAGCAGGTCTTTATGGAAGGGGGAGTTCAAAGGGAAAGATATGGAGTAATTGGCATCATAAATTTACTGGAGCCGGAAAACTGCCTTATACCTCATGAAAACATAATTACAAAACTAGTCAATCAAAGAGAGAAACTCATAGAAAGAATGGAATATCAAACAGAACCTGTATTTGTTGTAAGTGAGCAAACAAATCTGAATTCAACCCTCAGATCTATAATGTCAGAGCAAAAATGTGAGAGAGTCTATGAAGAGCCAGAAGGGGTTTTCAACAGCATTTGCATTCTTTCAGATCCTGTTAAAATTGGTAAAATACAGGAAGTTCTAAAGGGGGATATAGGAATTATTGCCGACGGTCACCACAGGACAAAGGCAATGCTATCTCTTTCAAAAAAATATGGGGAAGATGTCCAGTTTTTTAATCATCTATTCGTTTTTGTTACTTCCCTCAGATCGGAGAGCATATTTATTGCTCAGGTTCACAGAATAGTGGATTATAACGAAGATATAATGAAGAGAATTCGTGAAAAATTTATTCCTGAAAAAACAGGAGAAAGTTTGGATTTAAAATATCCTGTTATAATTCATGGAGAATCAAAATATTTACTCAAGCCAAAGACCGAAATGAAATACTGTGACTATCTGGATGCTATAGATAATTCCATTAAAAGAGGTTCCAGCAGGGCTGGAATAAAATATACTTATATCAGTGAAGAGGCAGAGAATGATATAAGAAATGATCCAAATAAAATGGCATTCATGATGCCACCCTGGGATAAGGAGGGATTTGTGCAAACACTGAAAAGAGGGTATGTATTGCCTGCAAAATCAACATATTTTTACCCGAAAATTCCATCAGGGATTGCATTCTACGGTCTGGATGCACAGGAATGCCGCTGTGGCTTAGTTGGTAGAGCAGCTGATTCGTAA